A genome region from Physeter macrocephalus isolate SW-GA chromosome 4, ASM283717v5, whole genome shotgun sequence includes the following:
- the PCP4L1 gene encoding Purkinje cell protein 4-like protein 1 — MSELNTKTSPATNQAAGPEEKGRAGNAKKAEEEEEIDIDLTAPETEKAALAIQGKFRRFQKKKKDPSS, encoded by the exons ATGAGCGAG cttaACACCAAAACATCCCCAGCAACCAACCAGGCAGCTGGCCCAGAGGAAAAGG GGAGAGCTGGCAATGCCAAgaaggctgaggaggaggaggagattgaTATTGATCTGACGGCACCAGAAACAGAGAAGGCTGCCCTTGCTATTCAGGGCAAGTTCCGGcgattccagaaaaagaaaaaggatcccAGTTCCTGA